The following are encoded together in the Pseudodesulfovibrio indicus genome:
- a CDS encoding type II toxin-antitoxin system HipA family toxin, translating to MPTDKTYVYIHLGGEFVPAGLLTMHQDGREVVSAFAYGRRYLERRDAAPVDPLQLPLGQAEYHAGGVFRAFQDASPDGWGRHLLDRAAERDGVVPSEFDYLTVLNQEDRIGALAFGPDLNGPRPATPVWRPEEIPGDRLNLASMLRDVDAVLNHEALPSDQRRFLIRGSSVGGAQPKAAVEYEGRLWIAKFSRELEQWPTCRIELAAMRLAAQCGIRVPECRVVDVGGRDVFLAARFDRGGNPPMRHHFLSAMTLTGSDDMTDGTYGDIALAIRRFGVADHLKADLEELFRRMVFNILCNNWDDHLKNHGFLYDTSSGKWRLSPAYDIVPQPQRDGDDASRLTLGIGQQGRVATLDNALSRCADFDLDLPKAREIAQGMTALVRENWRGENEMAGVPEVKIRLIEEAYRFAIAGKE from the coding sequence ATGCCCACGGACAAAACCTACGTCTATATCCATCTTGGCGGCGAATTCGTCCCGGCGGGACTGCTGACCATGCACCAGGACGGTCGGGAGGTGGTCTCCGCCTTCGCTTATGGCCGCCGCTACCTGGAACGAAGGGACGCCGCACCCGTTGATCCGCTCCAGTTGCCGCTGGGGCAGGCCGAATATCATGCCGGAGGCGTGTTCCGGGCCTTCCAGGACGCCAGCCCGGACGGATGGGGCCGCCACCTACTGGATCGGGCTGCAGAACGGGACGGGGTCGTCCCCTCGGAATTCGACTACCTGACCGTCCTGAACCAGGAAGACCGCATCGGCGCGCTCGCCTTCGGCCCGGATTTGAATGGCCCGCGCCCGGCGACGCCTGTCTGGCGACCCGAGGAAATCCCCGGCGACCGCCTTAACCTGGCCTCCATGCTCCGGGACGTGGATGCGGTCCTCAACCACGAGGCCCTGCCCTCCGACCAGCGCCGCTTCCTGATCCGCGGCTCGTCCGTGGGCGGCGCACAGCCTAAGGCGGCCGTGGAGTACGAGGGTCGGCTCTGGATCGCCAAGTTTTCGCGGGAGCTGGAACAGTGGCCGACCTGCCGCATCGAGTTAGCGGCCATGCGGCTGGCCGCGCAATGCGGCATCCGGGTTCCCGAATGCCGGGTGGTGGACGTGGGCGGACGGGACGTCTTCCTGGCCGCCCGGTTCGACCGGGGCGGGAACCCGCCCATGCGCCACCACTTCCTGTCAGCCATGACGCTCACCGGGTCCGACGACATGACGGACGGAACCTACGGTGACATCGCCCTGGCCATCCGCCGATTCGGGGTGGCGGACCACCTCAAGGCCGACCTTGAGGAGCTGTTCCGCCGCATGGTCTTCAACATCCTGTGCAACAACTGGGACGACCACCTCAAGAACCACGGCTTCCTCTACGACACCTCAAGCGGCAAATGGCGGCTCTCACCTGCCTACGACATCGTGCCGCAACCCCAGCGCGACGGCGACGACGCCAGCCGCTTGACCCTGGGCATCGGCCAGCAGGGCCGGGTCGCCACGCTCGACAACGCGTTGTCACGGTGTGCTGATTTCGATCTCGATTTGCCCAAGGCCCGGGAAATCGCCCAGGGCATGACCGCATTGGTGCGCGAAAACTGGCGGGGGGAGAATGAGATGGCGGGTGTGCCGGAGGTGAAAATCCGGCTGATCGAGGAGGCGTACCGGTTCGCCATTGCAGGGAAGGAATAG
- a CDS encoding type I restriction-modification system subunit M, translating into MTANKVNQKEINDILFKACDTFRGILNASQYKDYILAMLFVKYLSDVYRERYDELSQQFKGDKERIGRRLARERFVMPEGCTFYDLFDQRNATNVGEVINTTFEKIEDANRAKLQGVFRNIDYNSEANLGKTKDRNRRLKKFLEDLNDPRLDLRPSRVGNLDVIGNAYEYLIANFAAGAGKKAGEFYTPPEVSELIAELVDPRPGERICDPACGSGSLLIKCGNRVRRTSEDFSLYGQEINGETWALAKMNMFLHGMDRARVEWGDTLREPKLIEDDTTMKFEVVVANPPFSLDKWGYKSAQSDPHNRFHRGLPPKSKADYAFISHMIETTTLESGRVGVVVPHGVLFRGGAEGKIRQQLIEENLLDAVIGLPANLFFGTGIPAAILVFKRNRPDKDVLFIDASREYADAKNQNKLRPEDVRKIVDTYKAREFVDKYAYAAGLDELKENDFNLNIPRYVDTFEEEEEVDIAKVQGEIEGLEKELAEVRKEMAGYLKELGVL; encoded by the coding sequence ATGACCGCCAACAAAGTGAACCAGAAAGAGATCAACGATATCCTTTTCAAGGCGTGCGACACCTTCCGGGGAATCCTCAACGCAAGCCAGTACAAGGATTATATCCTGGCGATGCTTTTCGTGAAGTATCTCTCGGACGTCTACCGCGAGCGGTATGACGAGCTGAGCCAGCAGTTCAAGGGTGACAAGGAACGCATCGGACGCCGTCTGGCCAGGGAGCGTTTCGTCATGCCGGAAGGGTGCACTTTCTATGACCTTTTCGATCAGCGCAACGCTACCAATGTGGGCGAGGTCATCAACACCACCTTCGAGAAGATCGAAGATGCGAACCGTGCCAAGTTGCAGGGCGTCTTCCGTAATATCGACTACAATTCCGAGGCGAATCTCGGCAAGACCAAGGACCGCAACCGCCGTCTGAAGAAGTTCCTGGAGGACCTCAACGACCCTCGCCTGGACCTGCGGCCGTCGCGGGTGGGCAATCTGGATGTTATTGGCAACGCCTACGAATACCTCATCGCCAACTTCGCCGCCGGCGCGGGCAAGAAAGCCGGGGAATTCTACACCCCACCGGAGGTTTCGGAGCTGATCGCGGAACTGGTCGATCCCCGGCCGGGCGAGCGCATCTGCGATCCCGCCTGCGGTTCCGGCTCGCTGCTCATCAAGTGCGGCAATCGGGTCCGCCGGACGTCCGAGGATTTTTCCCTGTATGGTCAGGAAATCAACGGCGAGACCTGGGCGCTCGCCAAGATGAACATGTTTCTGCACGGCATGGACCGGGCCAGGGTCGAATGGGGCGACACCTTGCGTGAACCCAAGCTGATCGAGGACGACACCACCATGAAGTTCGAGGTGGTGGTGGCCAATCCGCCCTTCTCGCTGGACAAGTGGGGCTACAAGTCGGCCCAGAGCGATCCGCATAATCGGTTCCACCGCGGCCTGCCGCCCAAGTCCAAGGCGGATTATGCCTTCATCTCGCACATGATCGAGACCACCACCCTGGAATCCGGGCGGGTCGGCGTGGTCGTGCCGCACGGTGTTCTTTTCCGGGGCGGCGCGGAAGGCAAGATCCGGCAGCAGCTCATCGAGGAGAATCTTCTGGATGCCGTCATCGGCCTGCCCGCCAACCTGTTCTTCGGTACGGGCATCCCGGCGGCCATCCTGGTGTTCAAGCGCAACCGGCCCGACAAGGATGTCCTGTTCATCGACGCCAGTCGGGAATACGCCGACGCCAAGAACCAGAACAAGCTGCGCCCCGAGGATGTCCGGAAGATCGTGGACACGTACAAGGCCCGCGAGTTCGTGGACAAGTATGCCTATGCGGCCGGGTTGGATGAACTCAAGGAGAACGATTTCAACCTGAACATCCCCCGCTATGTGGACACCTTCGAGGAAGAGGAAGAAGTGGACATCGCCAAGGTGCAGGGCGAGATCGAAGGACTGGAAAAGGAGCTGGCCGAAGTCCGCAAGGAAATGGCCGGATACCTGAAAGAATTGGGGGTGCTGTAA
- a CDS encoding restriction endonuclease subunit S, whose translation MNEKRLPKVVPTGRRRPTFLEEGDILFVNRGMRFFGALVDKPLEKAVAAPHFFIIKANPALVRPDYLAWFLNGKEAQRYYGQCAAGTALPHITRRTLEALPVPVPSLERQALIAKVYQCALREKILTERVMEQRELLLSEILDAASQEKN comes from the coding sequence GTGAACGAGAAACGGTTGCCCAAGGTCGTGCCGACTGGTCGCCGCCGCCCGACCTTTCTGGAGGAAGGGGATATCCTTTTCGTGAATCGGGGGATGCGGTTTTTCGGAGCGCTGGTCGACAAGCCGCTCGAGAAAGCCGTGGCCGCACCGCATTTTTTCATTATCAAGGCCAACCCCGCGTTGGTGCGCCCGGATTATCTGGCCTGGTTCCTGAACGGCAAGGAGGCCCAGCGATATTATGGGCAATGCGCGGCGGGGACGGCCTTGCCGCATATCACCCGAAGGACGTTGGAGGCGCTTCCGGTTCCGGTGCCGTCTCTCGAAAGGCAAGCACTGATAGCCAAGGTCTACCAATGTGCTTTGCGAGAAAAAATTCTGACGGAACGGGTCATGGAGCAGCGGGAACTGCTGTTGTCCGAGATACTGGATGCCGCATCACAAGAGAAAAATTAA
- a CDS encoding helix-turn-helix domain-containing protein, with product MGNTSLASKALSPDAAEMLKRLGANIKEARVRRGMTQVELATRASTSHAALGRLERGEPSVGIGILVQVLDVLGLAAGLGQVADPDMDEVGKSLQQLKSPKRVRAKKRDDLDF from the coding sequence ATGGGAAACACATCACTCGCAAGCAAAGCGTTGTCTCCCGATGCTGCAGAGATGTTGAAACGGTTGGGGGCGAACATCAAGGAAGCGCGTGTACGCCGGGGGATGACGCAAGTCGAACTGGCTACGCGGGCATCGACCAGTCACGCCGCTCTTGGGCGGCTGGAACGCGGCGAGCCGTCGGTGGGCATCGGCATTCTGGTGCAGGTCCTGGACGTGCTGGGGTTGGCCGCAGGACTTGGCCAAGTGGCCGACCCGGACATGGACGAAGTCGGGAAGTCACTCCAGCAGTTGAAGAGTCCGAAACGGGTCCGCGCCAAGAAGCGTGACGACCTTGATTTTTAG
- the dinD gene encoding DNA damage-inducible protein D, which produces MTRERSVEKAHHLTFEELKLQDENGNDFWLARQLSKVLGYGEYRNFLPVIEKAKTSCENSGQPVSDHFVEVHEMIALGKGGQRAMESYALSRYACYLIVQNADPSKPVIANGQTYFAIQTRRQELADDESFQQLKEEEKRLFLREEMKEHNKQLVKAAQQAGVESGLDFAIFQNHGYKGLYGGLDAKAIHRHKGLKKSQNILDNMGSTELAANLFRATQTEEKLRRENIRGKQAANQTHFEVGKKVRQTIKELGGTMPEELPVPDEDLAKVARRVKAAEKKALGAKKEGGE; this is translated from the coding sequence ATGACCAGGGAACGAAGCGTCGAGAAGGCGCACCACCTGACCTTTGAAGAACTGAAGCTTCAGGACGAGAACGGGAATGATTTCTGGCTGGCCCGCCAGTTATCGAAAGTGCTTGGCTACGGGGAATACCGCAACTTCCTTCCCGTCATAGAGAAGGCCAAGACGAGCTGTGAAAACAGCGGCCAGCCTGTGTCCGATCATTTCGTGGAGGTCCACGAGATGATCGCCCTGGGCAAGGGGGGGCAGAGGGCCATGGAGTCGTATGCCCTCAGCCGCTACGCCTGTTACCTGATCGTGCAGAATGCCGATCCCTCGAAGCCGGTCATCGCCAATGGGCAGACCTATTTTGCCATCCAGACCCGTCGGCAGGAACTGGCGGATGACGAGTCGTTTCAGCAGCTCAAGGAAGAAGAGAAGCGGCTGTTCTTGCGCGAGGAGATGAAGGAGCACAACAAGCAGCTGGTGAAGGCAGCCCAGCAGGCCGGGGTCGAATCCGGCCTTGATTTCGCCATCTTCCAGAACCACGGCTACAAGGGTTTGTACGGTGGCCTCGACGCCAAGGCCATCCATCGGCACAAGGGGCTGAAAAAGAGTCAGAACATTCTCGACAACATGGGCAGCACCGAACTCGCCGCCAACCTGTTCCGCGCCACGCAGACCGAGGAGAAACTCCGGCGCGAGAACATCCGGGGCAAACAAGCGGCCAACCAGACCCATTTCGAGGTCGGCAAGAAGGTCCGCCAGACCATCAAGGAACTGGGCGGAACCATGCCCGAGGAACTGCCCGTGCCGGATGAAGATCTGGCGAAGGTCGCTCGGCGCGTGAAGGCCGCGGAGAAGAAAGCGCTTGGGGCGAAGAAGGAAGGTGGGGAGTAA